One genomic window of Nakamurella panacisegetis includes the following:
- a CDS encoding SigE family RNA polymerase sigma factor: protein MGPEEDAAFSRYVTARRDHVRRTAYLLCGDWHRADDLTQIAFVKLYGAWDRIRDHGALDAYVRSCLVRATVDESRRPWRREKAVEILPETTDSFDIASVVADRELVQQALEHVPSGQRATLVLRFFEGLDVAQAAAALGCSEGNVKSQTARGLAALKAALQSVGESGNGRGGEGR from the coding sequence GTGGGACCCGAGGAGGATGCTGCGTTCTCCCGGTACGTCACTGCGCGTCGCGATCATGTCCGACGGACGGCCTACCTGCTGTGCGGAGATTGGCACCGCGCCGACGACCTCACGCAGATCGCCTTCGTCAAGCTGTACGGAGCGTGGGATCGAATCCGGGACCACGGGGCGCTGGACGCCTACGTCCGGTCGTGTCTGGTGCGGGCCACCGTCGACGAGTCACGCCGGCCGTGGCGGCGCGAGAAGGCGGTCGAGATCCTGCCGGAGACGACCGACTCGTTCGACATCGCGTCGGTGGTGGCCGATCGAGAGCTCGTCCAGCAGGCCCTCGAGCACGTGCCCTCAGGTCAGCGAGCCACTCTGGTGTTGAGGTTCTTCGAAGGACTCGATGTCGCCCAGGCGGCGGCCGCGCTGGGTTGTTCGGAGGGAAACGTGAAGTCGCAGACGGCCAGGGGCCTCGCTGCGCTGAAGGCGGCGCTGCAGAGCGTCGGCGAATCAGGCAACGGGAGAGGAGGTGAAGGGCGATGA
- a CDS encoding DMT family transporter, protein MSTAGSSSAGPVDRSSPTTMLALIGLLTVAATWGSSFPLTKSLLQRMTPLNFLAVRFTIAGVLMLVVFFPFVRALSRRSLWRGVVLGVTYGIAQIVQTTGLAHTSASVSGFITGMYVVLTPICAAVLLRTPIGRRVWAGAGLATVGLAILALSGFHVGFGEAITLASAVIYALHIIGLGVWSTGRTAIGLAAVQIASVGLVSLIAATIADPGGLTLPGDAFDWVALLYMAIISGAIAMIVQTWAQAHLAPSRAAIIMSTEPGWAALFSITFLGEPLTWRIAVGGGLMLAAMVIVETGPRPPTHAPHPDELPKLAA, encoded by the coding sequence GTGTCCACCGCCGGTTCGTCGTCCGCGGGGCCGGTGGACCGATCGAGCCCCACCACCATGCTGGCGCTGATCGGCCTGCTCACGGTGGCCGCCACCTGGGGGTCCAGTTTTCCGCTGACCAAGAGCCTGCTGCAGCGGATGACCCCGCTCAACTTCCTGGCCGTCCGGTTCACCATCGCCGGCGTGCTGATGCTGGTCGTCTTCTTCCCGTTCGTCCGGGCCCTCTCGCGGCGCTCGTTGTGGCGCGGGGTCGTCCTGGGCGTCACCTACGGGATCGCGCAGATCGTCCAGACCACCGGGCTGGCCCACACGTCAGCCAGCGTGAGCGGGTTCATCACCGGGATGTACGTGGTGCTGACGCCGATCTGCGCGGCCGTCCTGCTGCGCACCCCGATCGGCCGGCGCGTCTGGGCCGGCGCCGGCCTGGCCACCGTCGGGCTGGCGATCCTGGCCCTGTCCGGCTTCCACGTCGGCTTCGGCGAGGCGATCACCCTGGCCTCGGCTGTCATCTATGCCCTGCACATCATCGGCCTGGGCGTCTGGTCCACCGGACGGACGGCCATCGGCCTGGCCGCCGTGCAGATCGCCAGCGTCGGTCTGGTCAGCCTGATCGCCGCGACCATCGCCGACCCGGGCGGTCTGACCCTCCCCGGCGACGCCTTCGACTGGGTGGCGCTGCTGTACATGGCGATCATCTCGGGGGCCATCGCGATGATCGTGCAGACCTGGGCCCAGGCCCACCTCGCGCCGTCCCGGGCCGCCATCATCATGTCGACCGAGCCGGGGTGGGCCGCGCTGTTCTCCATCACATTCCTGGGTGAACCGTTGACCTGGCGGATCGCTGTTGGCGGCGGGCTGATGCTCGCCGCGATGGTGATCGTGGAAACCGGACCACGTCCGCCGACCCACGCCCCGCACCCGGACGAACTGCCGAAACTGGCGGCCTGA
- a CDS encoding cytochrome c biogenesis protein DipZ, translated as MFTLLLIGLLGGAITGVSPCVLPVLPAVFLAGGTRRALSPQPTGTTAAPVPATPGVGRRRPYWVVAGLALSFGFFTLSGTLILAALHLPQGLIRWTGLVLLVLMGIGMIFPAVESVLEQPFARIPQLKISAGGHGNRAGFVLGLALGAVYVPCAGPVLAPIIVAGATGHIGTPTVVLTVAFAVGTAIPLLFFALAGRRVAERVRVFRTRQRGLRIGAGAVVIALAVALAFNVTDFLQRVVPDYTSSLGTAVGADVADKAAVEPDNPAFDLCSQDLRAVLLGCGPAPEIAGISQWFNTADNAPLSISGLRGKVVLVDFWAYSCINCQRAIPHVNAWYAAYRAAGLEVIGVHTPEYAFEHEAANVEAGAERLGITYPVALDNDYATWDNYSNQSWPADYLVDATGQVRHISVGEGRYAATEALIRQLLQTAHPGMQLPARTVVDDDTPISEDQTPETYLGAARAQNFVGRPALSAGTRIYRTPATVAADSFALAGIWNVNDESITAAGRSTITLDFTAQDVYLDVGGHGTITTTANGKTSSQPVSGAPNIYTVIHQDKDRRGTVTVSLSAGLSAYSFTFG; from the coding sequence GTGTTCACCCTGCTGCTGATCGGCCTCCTGGGCGGTGCGATCACGGGTGTGTCCCCGTGCGTGTTGCCCGTCCTGCCGGCGGTGTTCCTGGCCGGCGGCACGCGGCGTGCGCTGTCACCGCAGCCGACCGGTACGACCGCCGCGCCGGTTCCGGCGACGCCGGGGGTCGGGCGGCGGCGGCCCTACTGGGTGGTGGCCGGGCTGGCGCTGAGCTTCGGCTTCTTCACGTTGTCGGGCACGCTGATCCTGGCCGCGCTCCATCTCCCGCAGGGCCTGATCCGTTGGACCGGACTGGTTCTGCTGGTGCTGATGGGGATCGGGATGATCTTCCCGGCGGTGGAGTCGGTTCTCGAACAGCCCTTCGCGCGGATCCCGCAGCTGAAGATCTCGGCCGGCGGTCACGGCAATCGGGCCGGTTTCGTGTTGGGACTGGCGCTCGGCGCGGTCTACGTGCCGTGTGCGGGGCCGGTGTTGGCACCGATCATCGTGGCCGGGGCAACCGGGCACATCGGGACGCCCACGGTTGTGCTGACGGTGGCCTTCGCCGTCGGCACCGCGATTCCGCTGCTCTTCTTCGCCCTGGCCGGTCGCCGCGTGGCCGAGCGGGTCCGGGTGTTCCGCACCCGGCAGCGAGGGCTTCGGATCGGGGCCGGGGCGGTCGTGATCGCGCTGGCCGTCGCGCTCGCCTTCAACGTGACCGATTTCCTGCAGCGGGTCGTTCCCGACTACACCAGCAGCCTCGGCACCGCGGTGGGGGCCGACGTGGCCGACAAGGCGGCGGTCGAACCGGACAACCCGGCCTTCGACCTGTGCTCACAGGATCTGCGAGCCGTTCTGCTCGGGTGCGGACCCGCTCCCGAGATCGCCGGGATCTCGCAGTGGTTCAATACCGCAGACAACGCCCCGCTGAGCATTTCCGGCCTGCGGGGCAAAGTGGTTCTGGTCGACTTCTGGGCCTACTCCTGCATCAATTGCCAGCGCGCCATTCCCCATGTGAATGCCTGGTATGCGGCATATCGGGCCGCCGGACTGGAGGTGATCGGGGTGCACACCCCGGAATACGCCTTCGAGCACGAGGCGGCGAATGTGGAGGCCGGGGCCGAACGGCTCGGTATCACCTACCCGGTCGCCCTGGACAACGACTACGCCACCTGGGACAACTACAGCAATCAGTCGTGGCCGGCCGATTACCTGGTCGACGCCACCGGGCAGGTCCGGCACATCTCGGTCGGCGAGGGCCGCTACGCGGCCACCGAAGCCCTCATCCGGCAATTGCTGCAGACGGCGCATCCGGGCATGCAGCTCCCGGCGCGGACCGTCGTCGACGACGACACCCCGATCTCCGAGGATCAGACACCGGAGACCTATCTGGGCGCGGCCCGGGCCCAGAATTTCGTCGGACGACCGGCCCTGTCCGCCGGAACCAGGATCTACCGGACCCCGGCCACGGTGGCCGCCGATTCGTTTGCCCTGGCCGGAATCTGGAATGTGAACGACGAATCGATCACCGCCGCCGGCCGCAGCACGATCACGCTCGACTTCACAGCCCAGGACGTCTACCTGGACGTCGGGGGCCACGGCACGATCACCACCACCGCGAACGGGAAGACGAGTTCCCAACCGGTGTCCGGGGCGCCGAACATCTACACGGTGATCCACCAGGACAAGGATCGACGCGGCACGGTGACGGTGTCCCTGTCAGCCGGATTGAGTGCGTACTCCTTCACCTTCGGCTGA
- a CDS encoding anti-sigma factor: MTTDQHLNTGAMALGALPDDEAAEYADHLRTCPTCVDELASFLQTAAILGSSVAQAPPAGLRRSVMAAVAQTPQLPPLTEDSAGRHRHTAESAPAPTTAVGIPEPDGGSATVIPLRRPWYRRPQALLAAAAAVLVVGGGTTLALSGRSQPPSAIACVAAAADKTVEKPTVGASAGGTVTIAGSCNAAVVQMPPMADPPSGKVYQMWVIKGATPTSAGIVTKQADGTYGKVGMPVHVGDTAVAVTVEPDGGSAKPTTSPLWVVPLTA, from the coding sequence ATGACCACCGACCAGCACCTCAACACCGGCGCCATGGCGCTCGGTGCGCTGCCCGACGACGAAGCGGCCGAGTACGCCGATCATCTTCGGACCTGCCCGACCTGCGTGGACGAACTCGCCAGCTTCCTGCAGACAGCGGCCATCCTGGGCAGCTCGGTGGCTCAGGCCCCACCGGCCGGCCTGCGCCGCTCGGTGATGGCGGCGGTGGCCCAGACGCCTCAACTTCCGCCGCTGACCGAGGATTCCGCCGGACGGCACCGGCACACGGCCGAGTCCGCCCCGGCCCCGACCACCGCCGTCGGCATCCCGGAGCCGGATGGGGGGTCGGCCACCGTCATCCCGCTCCGGCGGCCCTGGTACCGCCGTCCGCAGGCGTTGCTCGCGGCGGCCGCCGCGGTGCTGGTGGTCGGTGGCGGGACGACCCTGGCCCTCTCCGGGAGGTCGCAGCCGCCATCGGCGATCGCCTGCGTCGCCGCGGCCGCGGACAAGACCGTGGAGAAGCCGACGGTCGGAGCATCCGCCGGTGGCACCGTCACCATCGCCGGTTCCTGCAATGCCGCCGTGGTGCAGATGCCTCCGATGGCCGACCCGCCGTCGGGCAAGGTCTACCAGATGTGGGTCATCAAGGGGGCGACCCCGACGTCAGCCGGCATCGTGACCAAGCAGGCCGACGGCACCTACGGGAAGGTCGGTATGCCGGTGCACGTCGGTGACACGGCCGTGGCCGTGACCGTCGAGCCGGACGGGGGGTCGGCCAAGCCGACCACCTCGCCACTGTGGGTGGTTCCGCTCACCGCCTGA
- the sigK gene encoding ECF RNA polymerase sigma factor SigK, with product MSATGPLPRGLSSVPTVPEPHRDADTDGASDLDPVGSSPEDLLRRTALGDERAFEGLYDAFAARVFGLARRIVRSPSQAEEVAQEVFLEIWRRASRFDPDRGSAASWVMTLTHARSVDRVRSAQASSDRELKVAHASHEIEIDSVVDAVESAFERKAVQKCIKTLTELQRESITMAYYSGYTYREVAELLSTPLPTIKTRLRDGMIRLRDCLGVEA from the coding sequence ATGTCAGCAACCGGCCCGCTGCCGCGGGGATTGTCATCGGTGCCCACCGTGCCGGAGCCGCACCGGGATGCGGATACGGATGGCGCCTCCGACCTGGACCCCGTCGGATCGTCACCCGAGGATTTGTTGCGCCGCACCGCTCTTGGCGACGAACGGGCATTCGAAGGGCTCTACGACGCCTTCGCCGCTCGGGTCTTCGGCCTGGCCCGCCGGATCGTCCGTAGTCCCAGCCAGGCCGAGGAAGTCGCGCAGGAGGTCTTTCTGGAGATCTGGCGCCGGGCCAGCCGGTTCGACCCGGACCGCGGGTCGGCCGCCTCCTGGGTGATGACGCTGACCCATGCGCGGTCGGTCGACCGTGTCCGTTCGGCCCAGGCGTCGTCGGATCGTGAGTTGAAGGTCGCCCACGCGTCCCACGAGATCGAGATCGATTCCGTGGTCGACGCCGTGGAGTCGGCCTTCGAACGAAAAGCGGTGCAGAAGTGCATCAAGACCCTCACCGAGCTCCAGCGCGAGTCCATCACGATGGCGTACTACAGCGGCTACACCTACCGTGAGGTAGCCGAACTGCTCTCGACGCCACTTCCGACCATCAAGACCCGGTTGCGGGACGGCATGATCCGTCTGCGTGACTGCTTGGGAGTAGAGGCATGA
- a CDS encoding molybdopterin-dependent oxidoreductase: MTTTSRPTSNDRPAGRGTRPPVWQPGFLSAALIGLVAMGLAIGIAELVAAVGTWLGFLSAGASPITSLGNTFIHLTPEWLKEYAIRTFGQNDKTALRVGMYVTLALVAMLIGLVGRRSPRIAAGATVLLVLVTIGAVFSNSGTGAFDALPIILGGAAGVYLLVTAFRRTVAPEFLEAPTADAAPPATTEPPVAARDTARDGWYDAKPETSGERHPMALAGRPANRPGMDRRQFFRLAGMGAAVAVVTVAVSRWIPSTAQVMASRANAVVPVPTSKQTIPADVDFKINGLTPYATPTGSFYRVDTAFVPPNVTTQEWGLRIHGMVDNEITIDYADLIARPQIERDITLTCVSNPVGGDLAGNATWIGTRVDTLLKEAGPRSGADCVLFTSKDGFTQTAPLDALTDGRDAILAVAMNGEVLPIEHGFPVRMVVPGLYGYVSACKWIVDMKVSRFADESAYWTQRGWSERGPIKTASRIDVPKGFAQLPAGEVTVAGVAWAQHRGINKVEVRIDDGPWEAAQLAGDASVDTWRQWKYVWTATAGTHTVQSRATDGTGTVQTATVRDVLPDGASGYDSRSIVVT; encoded by the coding sequence ATGACCACCACATCCCGTCCGACCTCGAACGACCGCCCGGCCGGCCGCGGCACCCGCCCGCCGGTCTGGCAGCCTGGATTCCTGTCCGCGGCACTGATCGGCCTGGTGGCCATGGGACTGGCCATCGGCATCGCCGAGTTGGTCGCCGCCGTCGGGACCTGGCTCGGGTTTCTCTCCGCCGGCGCATCGCCGATCACGTCCCTGGGCAACACCTTCATCCACCTGACGCCCGAGTGGCTCAAGGAATACGCGATCCGGACGTTCGGCCAGAACGACAAGACGGCCCTGCGGGTCGGCATGTACGTCACTCTGGCGCTGGTGGCCATGCTCATCGGTCTCGTGGGCCGGCGCAGCCCGCGCATCGCGGCCGGCGCCACCGTGCTGCTGGTGCTGGTCACGATCGGCGCCGTCTTCAGCAACAGCGGTACCGGAGCCTTCGACGCCCTGCCCATCATCCTCGGCGGCGCGGCCGGGGTGTACCTGCTGGTCACCGCCTTCCGGCGTACCGTGGCGCCGGAATTCCTCGAAGCTCCGACCGCGGACGCCGCCCCACCGGCGACGACCGAGCCGCCCGTGGCCGCCAGAGACACCGCCCGTGATGGCTGGTACGACGCGAAGCCCGAGACCTCGGGCGAGCGTCACCCGATGGCTCTGGCCGGCCGCCCCGCGAATCGCCCGGGAATGGATCGCCGGCAGTTCTTCCGGCTGGCCGGAATGGGTGCCGCCGTCGCCGTCGTGACGGTCGCCGTCTCCCGGTGGATCCCCAGTACCGCGCAGGTCATGGCCAGCCGGGCCAACGCGGTGGTCCCGGTCCCGACCTCCAAGCAGACCATCCCGGCCGACGTCGACTTCAAGATCAACGGTCTGACGCCGTACGCCACCCCGACCGGGTCCTTCTACCGCGTCGACACCGCGTTCGTGCCGCCGAACGTGACCACCCAGGAGTGGGGCCTCCGGATCCACGGGATGGTCGACAACGAGATCACCATCGACTACGCCGACCTGATCGCGCGGCCGCAGATCGAACGGGACATCACCCTGACCTGCGTCTCGAACCCGGTCGGTGGCGACCTGGCCGGCAACGCGACCTGGATCGGCACCCGCGTCGACACCCTCCTCAAGGAGGCCGGCCCCCGCAGCGGCGCCGACTGCGTGCTGTTCACCAGCAAGGACGGCTTCACCCAGACCGCGCCGCTGGACGCTCTGACCGACGGCCGGGACGCGATCCTCGCCGTGGCGATGAACGGCGAGGTGCTCCCGATCGAGCATGGTTTCCCGGTGCGCATGGTGGTGCCCGGCCTGTACGGCTACGTCTCAGCCTGCAAGTGGATCGTCGACATGAAGGTGTCGCGATTCGCCGACGAGAGCGCCTACTGGACCCAGCGCGGTTGGTCCGAGCGGGGCCCGATCAAGACGGCGTCCCGCATCGACGTCCCCAAGGGTTTCGCCCAGCTCCCCGCGGGCGAGGTCACCGTGGCCGGGGTGGCCTGGGCCCAGCACCGCGGCATCAACAAGGTCGAGGTCCGGATCGACGACGGACCGTGGGAAGCCGCCCAACTGGCCGGCGACGCCTCGGTCGACACCTGGCGCCAATGGAAGTACGTCTGGACGGCCACCGCCGGGACGCACACCGTGCAGTCCAGGGCCACCGACGGGACCGGCACCGTCCAGACCGCGACCGTGCGGGACGTCCTGCCCGACGGGGCCTCCGGGTACGACTCCCGGAGCATCGTCGTCACGTGA
- a CDS encoding HAD family hydrolase, which produces MIKWVVFDLGDVLLARTKALPDLAALLGVDEHRFTDAYFTYRAHYDLHTDPVAFWTSAAAHAGAAEPDAALIAELVRIDDLGWSVVNPETGQLLDDLHSSGVALAVLSNAPSSMGRLIESQSWADKFDHLLFSGDLQLSKPDRQIYRHLLERLGAEAAEVAFLDDRADNVDAASAAGINARRFTTAAQARADLRALGLPV; this is translated from the coding sequence ATGATCAAGTGGGTGGTGTTCGACCTCGGCGACGTCCTGCTGGCCCGGACGAAGGCGTTGCCGGACCTGGCCGCCCTGTTGGGCGTCGACGAACACCGCTTCACCGACGCGTACTTCACCTATCGGGCGCACTACGACCTGCACACCGATCCGGTGGCCTTCTGGACCAGCGCGGCGGCGCACGCCGGGGCCGCGGAACCCGATGCCGCGCTGATCGCCGAACTGGTCCGGATCGACGACCTCGGGTGGAGCGTGGTGAACCCGGAGACCGGACAGTTGCTGGACGACCTCCACTCGAGCGGCGTCGCGCTGGCCGTGTTGTCCAACGCGCCGTCCTCGATGGGTCGATTGATCGAATCGCAGAGCTGGGCCGACAAGTTCGATCACCTGCTGTTCTCCGGTGACCTGCAGCTGTCCAAACCCGACCGGCAGATCTACCGGCACCTGCTCGAGCGGCTGGGCGCCGAAGCCGCCGAGGTGGCCTTCCTCGACGACCGGGCCGACAATGTGGACGCCGCGTCGGCGGCCGGCATCAATGCCCGGCGCTTCACCACGGCGGCGCAGGCCCGCGCGGACCTGCGTGCGCTCGGCCTCCCCGTCTGA
- a CDS encoding HAD-IA family hydrolase: MTEPTPTDAAGRSGPAISDRTFDAVLFDMDGTLVDSTPAVERSWAIWSIEYGMTRSALEAGHGQPASQLVRSLVADHQVDEAMLRIAELELADVHDITILPGAAELLSTMPADRVAIVTSATRALATARIAAAGLTAPAVVVTFDDVSNGKPDPEPFLIGAARLGVDPARCLVVEDAPAGIAAGRAAGCMTLAVTTTSTREELDADLVVDRLTEVSIVRGADGYSLLVG; the protein is encoded by the coding sequence GTGACCGAACCGACACCGACCGATGCCGCAGGAAGGTCCGGACCAGCCATTTCGGACCGGACGTTCGACGCCGTGCTGTTCGACATGGACGGCACGCTGGTGGATTCGACCCCGGCCGTCGAGCGGTCCTGGGCGATCTGGAGCATCGAGTACGGCATGACCAGGTCGGCCCTGGAAGCCGGGCACGGCCAGCCGGCCTCGCAGCTCGTCCGCTCGCTGGTGGCCGACCACCAGGTCGACGAGGCCATGTTGCGGATCGCCGAGCTCGAACTGGCCGACGTGCATGACATCACGATCCTGCCCGGGGCGGCCGAGCTGCTCTCGACCATGCCGGCCGATCGGGTCGCCATCGTCACCTCGGCCACCCGCGCCCTGGCCACCGCCCGGATCGCCGCCGCCGGGTTGACCGCCCCCGCGGTCGTCGTCACCTTCGACGACGTGTCAAACGGCAAGCCCGACCCGGAACCGTTCCTCATCGGGGCCGCCCGTTTGGGTGTCGACCCGGCGCGGTGCCTGGTCGTCGAGGACGCGCCGGCCGGCATTGCCGCCGGCCGGGCGGCCGGGTGCATGACGCTGGCGGTGACCACGACGAGCACCCGCGAGGAACTGGACGCCGATCTGGTCGTGGACCGCCTGACCGAGGTGTCCATCGTGCGGGGGGCGGACGGCTACTCGCTGCTGGTCGGCTGA
- a CDS encoding pyridoxal phosphate-dependent aminotransferase: MTQDKPISFAPAARAAVAPFHVMRVLAAAARRAETGARVFNLTAGQPSTPAPAPVLAAARTALEHQVLGYTETPGIAPLRAAIAGHYRVRYGLDVDPADVFVTTGSSGAFLLAFLAAFDVGDRVGLARPGYPAYRNILQALGCEVVDLPCGPHTRYQPTVAMIADLGLDGLVVASPANPTGTVLAPHELAGLATFCAEQGIRLISDEIYHGINYTGDPACSWSTDRHGFVVNSFSKYFSMTGWRLGWMLVPADLAEPVDAIAGNMAICPPALAQYAAISAFDAYDECDGHVARYRQNRQLLLDGLTGLGITRLAPADGAFYVYADISHLTDDAQAFGVRLLDEAGVAVAPGIDFDQIDGARSIRMSFAGATSTVTGGLQALGEFLRRG; encoded by the coding sequence GTGACCCAGGACAAGCCGATCTCCTTCGCCCCGGCCGCCCGCGCGGCCGTCGCCCCATTCCACGTGATGCGGGTGCTGGCCGCCGCGGCCCGTCGGGCCGAGACCGGGGCCCGGGTGTTCAACCTGACCGCCGGCCAGCCCTCGACCCCGGCCCCGGCCCCGGTGCTGGCCGCCGCCCGGACCGCGCTGGAGCACCAGGTCCTCGGTTACACCGAGACCCCGGGCATCGCCCCGTTGCGGGCGGCGATCGCCGGGCACTACCGGGTCCGCTACGGGCTGGACGTCGATCCGGCCGACGTGTTCGTCACCACCGGTTCCTCGGGTGCGTTCCTGCTCGCCTTCCTGGCCGCGTTCGACGTCGGCGATCGGGTCGGTCTGGCCCGTCCCGGCTATCCGGCCTATCGGAACATCCTGCAGGCATTGGGTTGTGAGGTGGTCGACCTGCCGTGCGGCCCGCACACCCGCTACCAGCCGACGGTGGCGATGATCGCCGACCTCGGCCTGGACGGGCTGGTGGTGGCCTCGCCGGCCAACCCCACCGGCACCGTGCTGGCCCCGCACGAGCTGGCCGGCCTGGCCACCTTCTGCGCCGAGCAGGGGATCCGGCTGATCTCCGACGAGATCTACCACGGGATCAACTACACCGGGGACCCGGCCTGCAGCTGGTCGACCGACCGTCACGGATTCGTGGTGAACTCCTTCTCCAAGTACTTCTCGATGACGGGCTGGCGCCTCGGCTGGATGCTGGTGCCAGCCGATCTGGCCGAGCCGGTCGACGCCATCGCCGGCAACATGGCGATCTGCCCGCCGGCGCTCGCGCAGTATGCGGCGATCAGTGCGTTCGACGCCTACGACGAATGTGACGGTCACGTCGCCCGCTACCGCCAGAATCGGCAGCTGCTGCTCGACGGGCTGACCGGGCTGGGCATCACGCGGCTGGCCCCGGCCGACGGCGCGTTCTACGTCTACGCCGACATCTCACACCTGACCGACGACGCCCAGGCCTTCGGTGTTCGGCTCCTCGACGAGGCCGGCGTGGCCGTGGCACCAGGCATCGACTTCGACCAGATCGACGGAGCGAGGTCGATCCGGATGTCCTTCGCCGGTGCCACGTCCACCGTCACCGGCGGGCTCCAAGCGCTCGGGGAGTTCCTGCGTCGCGGCTGA
- a CDS encoding M14 family zinc carboxypeptidase encodes MSINRTTVRSLALAGAIAGSVLLGGTTATAAPAGRTAPVSTVMPSEVTTSAMAASTVTGVRQSRIIGYSRQHRAIVADELGNPAAPFKALVVGSMHGYYERAGEQVVAAIKQAAIPKNLDLWVIRTINPDGDVLHQRGNAAGVDLNRNFPFRWAYIAPTASKFNSHYSGPSPLSEPESRAMYNFLNTLRPNRVVSLHQPLDAVDTTDGGARDIAFRTALARNLGLPAEPLVCWSVCHGSMTGWLTNTQRGAAITVEFGPNPSSAYLTGTAARGIIAALDVGVGPYVPPSVRGDVNTFRASSSGLLLSGWAYDPARPAASTTVAVTIDGKLARVTTAELNRPDVDAAFRITGRHGYWINLVLSRGRHTVCVTARPVSGSDSTPRSLLRCVAITAPQVLMQGRAAPAVVARSGGVVSLSGWALDPSHPLSPSSVRVAVDGKPTAAFVTTTIRADVNAAWHATGRHGFQVRVTVPAGHHLVTVTAAGPSAAVASATIGQQWLVIPAG; translated from the coding sequence ATGTCCATCAACCGCACCACGGTCCGATCGCTGGCCCTCGCCGGGGCGATCGCCGGATCCGTGCTGCTCGGCGGGACGACCGCCACGGCGGCTCCGGCCGGGCGGACCGCCCCGGTGTCCACGGTCATGCCCTCCGAGGTCACCACCTCCGCGATGGCGGCATCCACGGTCACCGGCGTCCGGCAGAGCAGGATCATCGGCTACAGCCGCCAGCACCGGGCCATCGTCGCGGACGAACTCGGCAACCCGGCCGCCCCGTTCAAGGCGTTGGTCGTGGGCAGCATGCACGGCTACTACGAGCGCGCGGGCGAACAGGTGGTGGCCGCGATCAAGCAGGCGGCCATACCCAAGAACCTGGACCTGTGGGTCATCCGCACGATCAACCCCGACGGGGACGTGCTGCACCAGCGTGGCAATGCCGCCGGCGTGGACCTGAACCGCAACTTCCCGTTCCGCTGGGCCTACATCGCACCGACGGCGAGCAAGTTCAACTCGCACTACTCCGGACCGTCACCGCTGTCCGAGCCGGAGTCCCGGGCCATGTACAACTTCCTCAACACGCTCCGGCCCAACCGGGTGGTGTCCCTGCACCAGCCGCTGGACGCGGTCGACACGACCGACGGCGGCGCGCGCGACATCGCGTTCCGCACCGCGCTGGCCAGGAACCTCGGCCTGCCGGCGGAGCCTCTGGTGTGCTGGAGCGTGTGCCACGGATCGATGACCGGCTGGCTGACCAACACTCAGCGCGGAGCCGCCATCACCGTCGAGTTCGGCCCCAACCCGTCGTCGGCCTATCTGACCGGGACGGCTGCGCGCGGCATCATCGCGGCCCTCGACGTGGGCGTTGGGCCGTACGTTCCGCCCTCGGTCCGCGGCGACGTCAACACGTTCAGGGCGTCGTCGTCCGGTCTGCTGCTCTCGGGGTGGGCCTACGACCCCGCCCGCCCGGCCGCGTCGACCACGGTGGCCGTCACCATCGACGGCAAGCTGGCCCGGGTCACCACGGCCGAGCTGAACCGGCCCGATGTCGACGCCGCCTTCCGCATCACCGGCCGGCACGGCTACTGGATCAACCTGGTCCTGAGCCGGGGGCGCCACACGGTCTGCGTCACGGCCAGGCCGGTGAGCGGCAGTGATTCGACACCACGTTCGCTGCTGCGGTGCGTGGCCATCACGGCGCCCCAGGTTCTGATGCAGGGGCGGGCCGCGCCGGCGGTCGTCGCCCGATCCGGCGGAGTGGTCTCACTGAGCGGGTGGGCGCTCGACCCGTCCCACCCGCTGTCGCCCAGCAGTGTGCGGGTCGCCGTCGACGGGAAGCCGACCGCCGCCTTCGTCACGACGACCATCCGGGCGGACGTCAATGCCGCCTGGCACGCCACCGGACGTCACGGGTTCCAGGTGAGGGTCACCGTACCGGCGGGACACCACCTGGTGACCGTCACCGCGGCCGGGCCTTCGGCCGCGGTCGCCTCGGCCACCATCGGGCAGCAATGGCTGGTGATCCCCGCAGGCTGA